One region of Pseudomonas sp. B21-040 genomic DNA includes:
- a CDS encoding DUF6124 family protein, whose protein sequence is MFKITPNPPETDDVSPYETPESKKLNKAADRALDYYLKPVIPKDTPRKPSTIYLVAPDTDNETLLVNACETLASASVMLSNFAATVDGTQRNTVLGIQQSVMLGELAVNRMLDNVVPT, encoded by the coding sequence ATGTTCAAAATTACTCCAAACCCACCGGAAACCGACGACGTTTCCCCCTACGAAACCCCTGAGTCCAAAAAGCTCAACAAAGCCGCCGACCGCGCCCTCGACTACTACCTCAAACCGGTCATCCCCAAAGACACGCCCCGCAAACCCAGCACGATCTACCTCGTCGCCCCCGACACCGACAACGAAACCCTGCTGGTCAACGCCTGTGAGACGTTGGCGTCAGCGAGTGTCATGTTGAGCAACTTCGCCGCAACGGTTGACGGCACCCAGCGCAACACCGTGCTCGGCATTCAGCAGTCCGTCATGCTCGGCGAACTGGCGGTGAACCGGATGCTGGATAACGTCGTCCCCACATAA
- the metR gene encoding transcriptional regulator MetR, which yields MLEIRHLKTLHALREADSLVDAADRLHLTQSALSHQFKELEERMGMQLFVRKTKPVRFTSAGLRLLQLADATLPLLRGAERDIARLAGGTAGRLHMAIECHSCFQWLMPTIDQFRDAWPEVELDLASGFAFAPLPALARGDLDLVVTSDPLDIAGITYVPLFTYEAMLAVANQHRLASKAYIVPEDLLSETLITYPVERDRLDIFTRFLEPADIEPAQVRTSELSVMMMQLVASGRGVCGMPHWALHEYSSRGYVKAKRLGEKGLFATLYAGIRADMLDAPYMRDFLLTAKDTSFSTLDGVSAVR from the coding sequence GTGCTTGAAATCCGTCACCTGAAGACCCTGCACGCCTTGCGCGAAGCCGACAGCCTGGTCGATGCCGCCGACCGCCTGCACCTGACGCAGTCGGCCCTGTCCCACCAGTTCAAGGAACTGGAAGAGCGCATGGGCATGCAGTTGTTCGTGCGCAAGACCAAACCGGTGCGCTTCACCAGCGCCGGTTTGCGCCTGCTGCAACTGGCCGACGCCACCCTGCCGTTGCTGCGCGGTGCCGAACGCGATATCGCACGATTGGCCGGTGGCACGGCAGGCCGTTTGCACATGGCGATCGAGTGCCACAGTTGCTTCCAGTGGCTGATGCCGACCATCGACCAGTTCCGCGATGCGTGGCCAGAAGTCGAGTTGGATCTGGCGTCGGGGTTTGCCTTTGCGCCTTTGCCGGCGCTGGCGCGCGGTGACCTGGACCTGGTGGTGACCTCTGACCCGCTAGACATCGCCGGGATTACCTACGTGCCGCTGTTCACCTATGAAGCCATGCTCGCGGTGGCCAACCAGCACCGGTTGGCGAGCAAGGCGTATATCGTTCCGGAAGATCTGCTGAGCGAAACCCTGATCACCTACCCGGTGGAGCGTGATCGACTGGACATCTTCACCCGCTTCCTCGAACCGGCCGACATCGAACCGGCGCAGGTCCGCACCTCGGAACTGTCGGTGATGATGATGCAACTGGTGGCCAGCGGACGCGGCGTGTGCGGCATGCCGCACTGGGCGCTGCACGAATACAGCTCACGGGGTTACGTGAAGGCCAAGCGACTGGGCGAGAAAGGCTTGTTTGCGACGCTGTACGCAGGAATCCGCGCGGACATGCTGGATGCGCCGTACATGCGTGATTTCTTGCTGACGGCCAAGGACACGTCGTTCTCGACGCTGGATGGCGTCAGCGCCGTTCGCTAG
- the metE gene encoding 5-methyltetrahydropteroyltriglutamate--homocysteine S-methyltransferase yields the protein MALAHTLGFPRIGADRELKKALESYWKGDIDQAALDRVGRQLRAMHWQLQKGAGIDLLPVGDFAWYDQVLTHSLTFGVIPERFDSTKDAAGLPTLDTLFAMARGATASCCGGEHSTAQYAQELTKWFDTNYHYLVPEFSADQQFKLSWEQLFDEVDEAKALGHTVKPVIIGPLTYLWLGKAKGNDFDKLDLLERLLPVYNEILGRLAAQGVEWVQIDEPILTLDLPQAWKNAFERAYHILQYSPLKKLVATYFSGLEDNLGLAVGLPVQGLHIDAVRAPDQLGQVLDRLPTYKILSVGLVNGRNVWRCELEQALAQLQPAQERFGDNLWVSSSCSLLHSPVDLRREDKLDPELKSWLAFAVQKCGEIAVLRDALNDPQSPSVQAALAQSRAIAASRAESPRIHKAAVQARIAAIGVADSQRHSPFAQRVEQQRARLKLPTFPTTTIGSFPQTGAIRLARQAFKQGRLSANDYTDAMHSEIRHAVQVQERLGLDVLVHGEAERNDMVEYFAEQLDGYLFTRFGWVQSYGSRCVKPAIIYGDLSRPNAMTVDWITYAQSLTDKVMKGMLTGPVTMLMWSFPREDVSRKVQAQQLALALRDEVVDLETAGIKIVQIDEAAFREGLPLRRAQWQDYLDWAVEAFRLSASGVRDETQIHTHMCYSEFNDVIKAIADMDADVITIETSRSDMELLEAFEAFDYPNDIGPGVYDIHSPRVPDTAEMVKLMSKAVKRIPAERLWVNPDCGLKTRAWPETEAALVNMVAAARQLRSQLA from the coding sequence ATGGCTCTGGCCCACACACTTGGTTTCCCACGCATCGGCGCGGACCGTGAACTGAAAAAAGCCCTCGAATCCTACTGGAAGGGCGACATTGATCAGGCTGCCCTGGACCGCGTTGGCCGCCAATTGCGTGCCATGCACTGGCAATTGCAGAAAGGCGCCGGGATCGACCTGCTGCCCGTGGGCGATTTCGCCTGGTACGACCAGGTGCTGACCCATTCGCTGACCTTCGGTGTGATCCCCGAGCGTTTCGACAGCACCAAAGATGCCGCCGGCCTGCCGACCCTCGACACCTTGTTCGCTATGGCCCGTGGCGCCACGGCCAGTTGCTGCGGCGGCGAACACAGCACCGCGCAATACGCCCAGGAACTGACCAAATGGTTCGATACCAACTATCACTACCTGGTCCCGGAATTCAGCGCTGACCAACAATTCAAACTGAGCTGGGAGCAGTTGTTCGACGAAGTGGACGAAGCCAAGGCCCTCGGTCACACCGTCAAACCGGTGATCATCGGCCCGTTGACATACCTATGGCTGGGCAAGGCCAAAGGCAATGACTTCGACAAACTCGACCTGCTGGAACGCCTGCTGCCGGTGTACAACGAAATCCTCGGGCGCCTCGCCGCGCAAGGGGTTGAATGGGTGCAGATCGACGAGCCGATCCTGACCCTCGACCTGCCGCAAGCCTGGAAAAATGCGTTCGAACGCGCTTACCACATCCTTCAATATTCGCCGCTGAAAAAACTCGTGGCGACCTACTTCAGCGGCCTGGAAGACAACCTCGGCCTGGCCGTCGGCCTGCCAGTGCAAGGCCTGCACATCGACGCCGTGCGTGCGCCGGATCAACTGGGCCAGGTGCTGGATCGCCTGCCGACCTACAAGATTCTCTCGGTCGGCCTGGTCAACGGTCGCAACGTCTGGCGCTGCGAACTGGAGCAGGCGCTGGCTCAGCTGCAACCGGCGCAAGAGCGTTTTGGCGACAACCTGTGGGTCAGCAGTTCGTGCTCGTTGCTGCACAGCCCGGTGGATCTGCGCCGCGAAGACAAACTCGACCCGGAACTGAAAAGCTGGCTGGCGTTTGCCGTGCAGAAGTGTGGCGAAATCGCCGTGCTGCGTGATGCCCTCAACGACCCGCAATCGCCCAGCGTGCAAGCGGCGCTGGCCCAGAGCCGCGCAATTGCGGCCAGTCGTGCCGAGTCGCCGCGTATCCACAAAGCCGCCGTGCAGGCGCGTATCGCTGCCATTGGCGTTGCGGACAGCCAGCGCCATTCGCCGTTTGCCCAACGCGTCGAACAGCAACGCGCTCGCCTGAAACTACCGACATTCCCGACCACCACCATCGGCTCGTTCCCGCAGACCGGCGCGATCCGTCTGGCCCGTCAGGCGTTCAAGCAAGGCAGGCTGTCGGCCAACGATTACACCGACGCGATGCACAGCGAAATCCGCCACGCGGTGCAAGTGCAGGAGCGCCTGGGCCTGGATGTATTGGTGCACGGTGAAGCCGAACGCAACGACATGGTCGAGTACTTCGCCGAGCAACTGGACGGCTACCTGTTCACCCGCTTCGGCTGGGTTCAGAGCTACGGCTCGCGCTGCGTCAAACCGGCGATCATCTACGGCGACCTGAGCCGCCCGAACGCGATGACGGTCGACTGGATCACCTACGCACAGAGCCTGACCGACAAGGTCATGAAAGGCATGCTCACCGGTCCCGTGACCATGTTGATGTGGTCGTTCCCCCGTGAAGACGTGTCGCGCAAAGTCCAGGCGCAGCAGTTAGCGCTGGCCCTGCGGGACGAAGTGGTGGACCTGGAAACCGCCGGCATCAAGATCGTGCAGATCGACGAAGCCGCGTTCCGTGAAGGCTTGCCCCTGCGCCGGGCGCAATGGCAGGACTACCTCGACTGGGCAGTCGAAGCGTTCCGCTTGAGTGCATCGGGTGTGCGCGATGAAACGCAGATCCACACTCACATGTGCTACAGCGAATTCAATGACGTGATCAAGGCCATCGCCGACATGGACGCCGACGTGATCACCATCGAAACCTCGCGTTCGGACATGGAACTGCTGGAGGCCTTCGAAGCCTTCGACTACCCGAACGACATCGGGCCGGGTGTGTACGATATCCACTCGCCACGGGTGCCGGACACCGCCGAGATGGTCAAGTTGATGAGCAAAGCCGTGAAGCGCATTCCAGCCGAGCGCTTGTGGGTGAACCCCGATTGCGGTCTGAAGACCCGGGCGTGGCCAGAGACTGAAGCGGCGCTGGTGAACATGGTGGCGGCGGCCCGACAGTTGCGCAGCCAATTGGCTTGA
- a CDS encoding alpha/beta fold hydrolase produces the protein MSASFFSKAIFLAALLFGLPSLAASRCDVNVPTEHVDLAQVSLAYQSIGRASDPALLLVMGLGGQLIHWPDEVVVALCQQGFRVIRYDNRDVGLSTWRQTPAEANLTFEALRYKLGLPVSAPYTLTDMADDAFGLMDALHVEQFHVLGASMGGMIAQHMAAMAPQRVESLTLIMTSSGAEGLPAPSAALVQLLSRRGAPNREVALEQQADLLAALGSPSVTDDRQALLQQAAQSYDRAFNPEGVKRQIMAILAERSRVDLLNQLRVPTLVVHGTADPLLPVMHGVHLAAHIRGSQLKLIPGLAHRFQEAFKEPLLAAVLPYLQAHREDTSHWAQIDPVPAPNLL, from the coding sequence ATGAGTGCGTCTTTTTTTTCTAAAGCCATTTTTCTGGCCGCGTTGCTATTTGGCCTGCCGTCGTTGGCGGCCTCTCGTTGTGATGTCAACGTTCCAACCGAACACGTCGATCTGGCGCAGGTGAGCCTGGCGTACCAGAGCATTGGCCGTGCGTCCGACCCGGCGCTGTTGCTGGTGATGGGCCTGGGTGGGCAATTGATTCACTGGCCGGACGAGGTGGTGGTTGCGCTGTGTCAGCAGGGCTTTCGGGTGATTCGTTACGACAACCGCGATGTTGGCCTCTCCACGTGGCGGCAAACCCCGGCCGAGGCCAACCTGACGTTTGAAGCGTTGCGCTACAAACTCGGCTTGCCGGTGTCGGCGCCGTACACCCTGACCGATATGGCCGACGATGCCTTTGGCCTGATGGACGCGCTGCACGTCGAGCAATTTCACGTATTGGGCGCGAGCATGGGCGGGATGATCGCCCAGCACATGGCGGCGATGGCGCCGCAGCGTGTGGAAAGCCTGACCTTGATCATGACCAGCTCCGGTGCCGAAGGCTTGCCGGCGCCGAGTGCGGCGCTGGTGCAATTGTTGTCGCGTCGTGGCGCGCCGAATCGCGAAGTGGCGCTGGAGCAACAAGCTGACTTGCTCGCGGCGTTGGGCAGCCCGTCGGTGACAGATGATCGGCAGGCCTTGTTGCAGCAGGCGGCGCAGTCCTATGACCGGGCGTTCAACCCGGAAGGTGTGAAGCGCCAGATCATGGCGATCCTCGCCGAGCGCAGTCGCGTGGACCTGCTCAATCAGCTACGCGTGCCGACGCTGGTGGTGCATGGCACGGCTGATCCGTTGTTGCCGGTGATGCACGGCGTGCATTTGGCGGCGCATATTCGCGGGAGTCAGTTGAAGTTGATTCCGGGGTTGGCGCATCGCTTCCAGGAAGCCTTTAAAGAGCCGTTGCTGGCGGCGGTGTTGCCGTACTTGCAGGCGCATCGCGAAGACACTTCGCATTGGGCGCAGATCGATCCGGTGCCTGCGCCGAATCTCTTGTAA
- a CDS encoding dermonecrotic toxin domain-containing protein — protein MKERVFSALPDSPPVVMAAHPPLKNNPDESLLLSATTRWRESSRALQALFSAAPHRAHRNEPSLNERWNAYWGTRAPGTPLSRREWAGQLYRNHFEACAQVAFARRTLSAEQLKPLQLIIDPPAEGLFLDNQPVRSERLTLILSDSGTLKFPAAWVISVGDGPAIAQWLYLPERPVPIQVFPQRSDMEAWLSGQSLIPQGLPEDDVRFEYTANAQPLISGITELLLHPHHTNTVIFALPPVVEVTVVDEDDPPLFGSLFADIPWSLRQAALNRQRDALEALLGDAFESDRQRPFEAAMKALEQAEQTADTAARALLYRSRTLDFTTINRAFSALYQAHQDGLRAEADIQRALKQLDSDEFSLLQAVLDAPLAANRDTGIIAASLTLSMTDPTGNVTTQLLNGPFVITRAPLDAASSHSLLLYWPGSGGGLQRFANRTELERQVFKIQDRDPVLALQLKKIDTDPLHDSLDQLTRHSEDSAAHIRQSTPDAAQALLRADELEKLRKQTLATLQVPVHAARSLAFSHQLEQSRSGALFSLLPEWLATLSASERVELKALFEAYLLAMRRSHQQLETALAPRDDFTRQQVQARLRQDFALEGHFEVQLDLPDSVTLQKQLAEGAAPGTPQKLVAVPSQTRNTMSLEELAQLNLDNTPSMRLEPLSLRLGFMRVDVTATDPAERQALLRGITLPWLRNVLPELDLPQAYETLIRDAFTGSASEAVFVQAHRRECLIDPWRLMLTLQGTCARLQKQINQVEWQVLKIAIEANTPDAWNVDGQRIVIRPAYLSAGGKDTPNEGPTTLSGVTFIEEQVSRMTLLYLPDSPDGQFLRRYDNLEAARGALFNLCLRREMVDYLAGRALQGRGPAHVSRINQAVLKHFDAMIGVGEPWPKTTSLAAHLLDAHMGRLIETHRATSRSNDDLYLERYALSGPRAFNYMRMALGVVPFVGSAIALYDAWSSANRAVASLLRGDVGDGVTEIESVLLSLVDAAMDILPGVAARPRSAKSARALARLRQLEASGRHAGALQARSQRQARHGFNRFAGYDYEQPISLAGLLPATHGIYRNIYRHVDGDFIVRQGRIFQVERSTDSRNWRLTGTRQKTYKQPVGLDEVGCWDTYFGVYGVTFEGGGLGGGNLLGHLADRLDPIWPAAIRERLPRWWADQAFRRQNALTEAADDFAPQLDARVKHTNALIKTYNTSTLEQRPALIPATETACIGDIELASRHYETLAELFPLTHGNKRRVLKDMQSHDALLITDRYRQRVFLANHRADPLMDRIDDLVAQLDALPGDAISERVRVLEDTRKLRVQFIRELDHIDAGMRDLNLWYERISVSNHKAQITGEVMMLNGRLNEANLLYLRTGHLLEVVKRFDHSRDVSWFYLQGQTENLRVKVDRALFTQFSLAEVIATKAQRNQILQECLDLYGAFRRGMNAWTASYPQHFHQDAVVPLLEGLEKMAERARKGIDQQAPASVAGKRSKKVFTTEDDQLLIGVERWEPTTQKRQYTLTGQGGFDEVWEQGTNGKFRLLNPPEPATHTPQRDLGALVEDARSRLQSQEAYKIRIRFYAAHDMLPVDLEHMMTSEAGELTHRAIAIEAVAPQHPLIEQLRNKATELVASGRQMRTRQSLSTQRPTDGMLDDLISHNAVEIRKTSPIKHLGKRSDGRSDHLQEYEIWDVTAQPPKLLWYAHFHYAKAAPAFAEFEKAHLKLPEHRFLTHADNTALPYADIGKKSAALRHFDQG, from the coding sequence ATGAAAGAACGTGTGTTCAGCGCCTTGCCCGATTCCCCGCCGGTCGTGATGGCGGCCCATCCCCCCCTGAAAAACAACCCCGATGAAAGCCTGCTGCTGAGCGCCACGACACGCTGGCGCGAGAGCAGCCGGGCCTTGCAGGCGCTGTTCAGCGCCGCGCCGCACAGAGCACACCGTAACGAACCCTCGCTCAACGAACGCTGGAATGCCTATTGGGGCACCCGAGCCCCCGGTACGCCGTTATCGCGACGCGAGTGGGCCGGGCAGTTGTATCGCAACCATTTCGAGGCCTGTGCTCAAGTAGCCTTTGCCCGCAGAACCCTGAGTGCTGAACAGCTGAAGCCGTTGCAATTGATCATCGATCCGCCTGCCGAAGGGCTTTTTCTGGACAATCAGCCCGTGCGGAGTGAACGGCTGACGTTGATTCTGAGCGACAGCGGCACCCTGAAATTCCCCGCCGCCTGGGTCATCAGCGTCGGGGATGGGCCTGCCATCGCACAGTGGCTGTACCTGCCCGAGCGTCCCGTTCCCATTCAAGTCTTCCCTCAGCGCAGCGACATGGAAGCCTGGTTATCCGGGCAATCGCTCATCCCCCAAGGCCTGCCGGAGGATGACGTGCGCTTTGAATACACCGCCAACGCTCAGCCGCTGATATCAGGCATTACTGAACTGCTGCTCCACCCGCATCACACCAACACCGTGATTTTCGCCCTGCCGCCGGTCGTTGAAGTGACGGTGGTTGACGAAGATGATCCGCCGCTGTTTGGCAGCCTGTTCGCCGACATCCCCTGGTCCCTGCGCCAAGCCGCGTTGAACCGGCAGCGCGATGCCCTCGAAGCGCTGCTGGGCGATGCGTTTGAAAGTGACCGGCAACGACCCTTCGAGGCGGCAATGAAGGCGTTGGAGCAGGCAGAGCAGACCGCTGACACCGCCGCCCGCGCCCTGCTTTACCGGTCACGTACCCTCGACTTTACGACCATCAACCGCGCGTTCAGCGCGCTCTATCAGGCGCACCAGGATGGCTTGCGCGCAGAGGCCGACATTCAACGGGCCCTCAAGCAACTCGACAGCGATGAATTCAGCCTGCTCCAGGCCGTGCTGGACGCACCGCTCGCCGCCAATCGCGATACCGGCATCATCGCCGCCAGCCTGACGCTGTCGATGACCGACCCAACCGGCAACGTCACGACGCAGTTGCTCAATGGACCGTTCGTGATCACCCGAGCGCCGCTCGACGCCGCTTCATCCCACAGCCTTTTGCTGTACTGGCCCGGCAGCGGTGGCGGCTTGCAACGGTTCGCCAATCGCACCGAGCTGGAGCGGCAAGTGTTCAAGATTCAGGACCGGGATCCGGTGTTGGCCTTGCAGCTGAAAAAAATCGACACCGACCCGCTGCATGACAGCCTCGATCAACTCACCCGCCATTCCGAAGACAGCGCAGCGCACATCCGCCAGTCCACGCCCGACGCCGCTCAGGCGCTACTGCGTGCAGACGAACTGGAAAAACTGCGCAAACAAACGCTGGCCACCTTGCAGGTGCCGGTGCACGCCGCACGAAGCCTGGCGTTCTCGCACCAGTTGGAGCAAAGCCGCAGTGGCGCGCTCTTCTCCCTGCTGCCCGAGTGGCTCGCCACCTTGTCAGCGTCCGAGCGTGTTGAACTCAAGGCCCTGTTCGAGGCTTACCTCCTGGCGATGCGCCGCAGTCACCAACAGCTGGAAACCGCCTTGGCGCCGCGTGACGATTTCACCCGTCAGCAGGTGCAGGCCCGCCTGCGCCAGGACTTCGCGCTCGAAGGGCATTTTGAGGTGCAACTTGATCTGCCCGATTCGGTGACATTGCAAAAACAACTGGCAGAAGGAGCCGCCCCGGGAACCCCGCAAAAACTCGTCGCGGTCCCCAGTCAAACCCGCAACACAATGTCCCTCGAAGAACTCGCGCAACTGAACCTCGACAACACCCCCTCGATGCGATTGGAGCCTCTTTCACTGCGACTGGGCTTTATGCGGGTGGACGTTACGGCAACCGATCCCGCCGAACGTCAGGCATTGCTACGCGGCATCACCTTGCCCTGGCTACGCAACGTCTTGCCGGAACTTGATCTGCCCCAAGCCTACGAAACACTGATCCGCGATGCCTTCACCGGCTCGGCCAGCGAGGCCGTGTTTGTGCAGGCGCATCGTCGCGAATGCCTGATCGATCCGTGGCGCCTGATGCTGACGTTGCAGGGGACCTGCGCACGTCTGCAAAAACAGATCAATCAAGTCGAATGGCAGGTGCTGAAGATCGCCATTGAGGCCAACACCCCTGACGCCTGGAACGTGGACGGCCAACGCATCGTGATCCGGCCGGCGTACCTGAGCGCTGGCGGCAAGGACACGCCCAACGAGGGGCCCACAACCTTATCCGGGGTGACGTTCATTGAAGAGCAAGTCAGCCGGATGACCCTGCTGTATCTGCCGGATAGCCCCGATGGGCAGTTCCTGCGTCGCTACGACAACCTGGAAGCGGCTCGCGGGGCCTTGTTCAATCTTTGCCTGCGTCGCGAAATGGTTGACTACCTGGCAGGACGAGCGTTGCAAGGCCGGGGGCCAGCCCATGTCAGCCGCATCAATCAGGCCGTGCTTAAACATTTCGACGCCATGATCGGGGTCGGCGAGCCGTGGCCAAAAACCACGTCACTGGCGGCCCATCTGCTCGATGCCCATATGGGGCGCCTGATCGAAACCCATCGCGCAACGTCCCGTTCCAACGATGACCTGTACCTGGAGCGCTACGCGCTCAGCGGTCCGAGGGCGTTCAATTACATGAGAATGGCCTTGGGCGTGGTGCCCTTTGTCGGCTCGGCCATTGCCCTTTACGACGCCTGGAGCAGTGCCAACCGGGCTGTCGCGTCGCTGCTGCGCGGCGACGTGGGTGATGGTGTGACCGAGATTGAGTCGGTGCTGCTGTCACTGGTCGATGCCGCCATGGATATTCTTCCGGGGGTTGCCGCGAGGCCCCGATCAGCCAAAAGCGCTCGCGCGCTGGCGCGCCTTCGTCAGTTGGAGGCATCAGGCCGCCACGCCGGTGCGTTGCAAGCCAGGTCACAGCGCCAGGCGCGGCATGGCTTCAATCGCTTCGCTGGCTACGATTATGAACAGCCGATTTCCCTTGCCGGACTGCTGCCGGCTACCCACGGGATCTACCGCAACATTTACCGGCATGTGGACGGCGATTTCATCGTTCGCCAAGGGCGCATCTTTCAGGTTGAACGCAGCACCGACTCACGAAACTGGCGACTGACCGGCACCCGCCAGAAAACCTATAAGCAACCGGTTGGCCTGGATGAGGTGGGGTGTTGGGACACTTACTTCGGTGTCTATGGGGTGACGTTCGAGGGGGGCGGGCTGGGCGGCGGCAATCTGCTCGGGCACCTGGCGGACCGGCTCGACCCGATCTGGCCGGCCGCCATTCGCGAACGCCTGCCGCGCTGGTGGGCCGACCAGGCGTTTCGCCGTCAGAACGCGTTGACCGAAGCGGCAGACGATTTCGCCCCGCAACTCGACGCCCGGGTCAAGCACACCAATGCCCTGATTAAAACGTACAACACCAGCACGCTTGAGCAGCGTCCGGCATTGATACCGGCCACCGAAACCGCGTGTATCGGCGACATCGAACTCGCCAGCCGACACTATGAAACGCTGGCTGAGCTATTCCCCCTGACCCATGGCAACAAGCGGCGCGTGCTCAAGGACATGCAGAGCCATGACGCCCTGCTGATCACCGATCGGTACAGGCAACGGGTGTTCCTGGCCAATCATCGGGCCGATCCGTTGATGGACCGGATCGACGATCTGGTCGCCCAACTGGATGCACTGCCGGGCGATGCGATCAGCGAACGCGTGCGGGTTCTGGAAGACACCCGAAAATTGCGCGTGCAGTTCATCCGCGAACTGGATCACATCGATGCCGGGATGCGCGATCTCAACCTCTGGTACGAACGTATTTCAGTCAGCAACCACAAGGCACAAATTACCGGCGAAGTCATGATGCTGAACGGGCGGCTCAATGAAGCCAACCTGCTCTACTTGAGAACCGGTCACCTGCTGGAAGTCGTCAAACGCTTTGATCATTCACGGGACGTCTCCTGGTTCTACCTGCAAGGCCAGACAGAAAATCTGCGGGTTAAAGTCGACCGGGCCTTGTTCACCCAGTTCAGCCTGGCGGAAGTCATCGCCACCAAGGCCCAGCGCAATCAAATCTTGCAGGAATGTCTCGATCTTTATGGTGCCTTTCGCCGCGGGATGAACGCCTGGACCGCCAGTTATCCGCAACACTTTCATCAGGACGCCGTGGTGCCACTGCTGGAGGGCCTCGAAAAAATGGCCGAGCGCGCACGCAAGGGCATCGATCAACAGGCGCCCGCCTCTGTTGCCGGCAAGCGCAGCAAAAAAGTGTTCACCACCGAAGACGATCAATTGCTGATCGGAGTGGAGCGCTGGGAGCCGACAACGCAAAAGCGCCAATACACCCTGACCGGACAGGGCGGATTTGATGAAGTGTGGGAACAAGGTACAAACGGCAAGTTTCGCCTGCTGAACCCGCCCGAGCCAGCAACCCATACGCCTCAACGGGACCTTGGCGCGTTGGTCGAAGATGCTCGCAGCCGCCTCCAATCTCAGGAGGCTTACAAGATCAGGATTCGATTTTATGCGGCGCACGACATGCTGCCAGTGGACCTGGAGCACATGATGACCAGTGAAGCCGGCGAGTTGACCCACCGCGCGATAGCCATCGAGGCGGTTGCCCCGCAACATCCGCTCATTGAGCAACTGCGCAACAAGGCGACCGAGCTCGTTGCCAGCGGACGCCAGATGCGCACCCGCCAATCCTTGAGTACCCAACGACCGACCGATGGAATGCTGGATGACCTGATCAGTCACAACGCCGTGGAGATACGCAAGACAAGCCCGATCAAACACTTGGGCAAACGTTCTGACGGTCGAAGCGATCACCTGCAGGAATATGAAATATGGGACGTGACCGCTCAACCACCCAAACTGTTGTGGTACGCCCACTTCCACTACGCCAAGGCAGCCCCCGCATTCGCCGAGTTCGAAAAGGCGCACCTGAAACTGCCGGAACACCGGTTTCTGACCCACGCCGACAACACCGCGCTGCCTTACGCGGACATCGGCAAAAAGTCAGCCGCGCTCAGGCATTTTGATCAGGGCTAA
- a CDS encoding DsbA family oxidoreductase yields MSNPLKIDFVSDVSCPWCVVGLYGLTQALDLLGDEVQAEIRFQPFELNPKMAPEGQNITEHITEKYGSTPEQSQKNREMIRARGAEVGFAFRTDGNSRIYNTFDAHRLLYWAGLEGLQFNLKDALFRAYFSEGGNPSDHAQLAQIAEGVGLNRERAEAILASDEFAKEVREEEQLWLSRGVSSVPTVVFNGQYAVTGGQPVETFVGAIRQIMSEAKGGTVS; encoded by the coding sequence ATGAGTAACCCCCTGAAAATCGATTTCGTCAGCGACGTGTCCTGCCCCTGGTGCGTTGTCGGCTTGTACGGCCTGACCCAGGCTCTGGATTTGCTGGGTGATGAAGTCCAGGCCGAGATCCGTTTTCAGCCCTTCGAACTGAACCCGAAAATGGCCCCAGAAGGCCAGAACATCACCGAACACATCACCGAGAAATACGGCTCAACGCCTGAGCAATCGCAGAAAAACCGCGAGATGATCCGCGCCCGTGGTGCCGAGGTCGGGTTTGCGTTTCGCACCGATGGCAACAGCCGTATCTACAACACCTTTGATGCCCACCGCTTGTTGTATTGGGCGGGGCTGGAAGGGTTGCAGTTCAATCTCAAAGACGCCTTGTTCCGTGCGTACTTCAGCGAGGGCGGCAACCCTTCCGATCACGCTCAACTGGCGCAGATCGCCGAAGGCGTGGGGCTCAATCGCGAGCGGGCAGAAGCGATTCTGGCGTCGGATGAATTTGCCAAAGAGGTGCGCGAGGAAGAGCAATTGTGGCTGTCGCGTGGCGTGAGTTCGGTGCCGACCGTGGTGTTCAACGGGCAGTACGCGGTGACTGGCGGGCAGCCGGTGGAGACGTTTGTCGGGGCGATTCGCCAGATCATGAGCGAGGCCAAGGGCGGCACCGTGAGCTGA
- a CDS encoding GlpM family protein: MLKAALGAAVVLILAALAKTKNYYIAGLVPLFPTFALIAHFIVGKGRSIEDLKTTIVFGMWSIIPYFVYLATLYVMVDRMRLEASLAVAAVGWLIAATVLVSVWVRLHS; this comes from the coding sequence ATTCTAAAAGCCGCTTTGGGTGCGGCGGTGGTGCTGATTCTGGCGGCACTGGCCAAGACCAAAAACTATTACATCGCAGGCCTGGTGCCGTTGTTTCCGACCTTTGCGCTGATCGCGCATTTCATCGTCGGCAAGGGGCGCTCAATCGAGGACTTGAAGACCACCATCGTGTTTGGCATGTGGTCGATCATTCCCTACTTTGTTTACCTGGCGACGTTGTACGTGATGGTCGACCGGATGCGCCTGGAGGCTTCGCTGGCGGTGGCGGCGGTGGGTTGGTTGATCGCGGCCACCGTGCTCGTCAGTGTCTGGGTTCGCCTTCACAGCTGA